A section of the Acidobacterium capsulatum ATCC 51196 genome encodes:
- the rhaT gene encoding L-rhamnose/proton symporter RhaT, protein MSSILTGIGWHMVGAAAAASFYAPIEKVKKWSWETTWVVAGIFSWILLPLAVSLLLLPHFLAFYAAIPGHVLALTFLFGCMWGIGNVNYGLTMRYLGMSLGIGVAIGVTLVVGTLIPPIVHGQLLYLLTSRSGRFTIAGILLALVGIAVVSWAGHQKEQRMGIRAEEFNVRKGLILAVLCGIFSSGMSFAIDAAHPMAVAAQHAGVKPLYAALPSYVVIMGGGALINFAYCFFRLAFRKDISLSRDLSEPRRVLLLNGSMAASGGIMWYLQFFFYAWGAANIPMHLSFVNWMLHMSLYVLFGGLVGLALGEWREARGRPVRLLWLGMILIILAANLVGLGTAS, encoded by the coding sequence ATGTCTTCGATTCTCACTGGAATCGGATGGCACATGGTCGGTGCGGCTGCCGCTGCGTCCTTCTATGCGCCCATTGAAAAAGTGAAGAAGTGGTCCTGGGAAACCACCTGGGTTGTCGCCGGCATCTTCTCCTGGATTCTCCTGCCCCTGGCCGTGAGTCTGCTGCTGCTGCCGCATTTTCTCGCCTTCTACGCGGCCATCCCGGGCCACGTGCTCGCTCTCACCTTCCTCTTTGGCTGCATGTGGGGCATCGGCAACGTCAACTACGGGCTCACCATGCGCTACCTCGGCATGTCGCTCGGCATCGGCGTCGCCATTGGAGTCACCCTTGTCGTCGGCACCCTCATTCCGCCCATCGTCCACGGCCAGTTGCTCTACTTGCTCACCAGCCGCAGCGGTCGCTTCACCATCGCCGGCATCCTCCTCGCCCTCGTCGGTATCGCTGTCGTCTCCTGGGCCGGGCATCAGAAGGAGCAGCGCATGGGCATCCGCGCCGAGGAGTTCAATGTCCGAAAAGGGCTCATCCTCGCCGTGCTCTGCGGCATCTTTTCCTCCGGAATGTCCTTCGCCATTGACGCCGCGCACCCCATGGCCGTCGCCGCGCAGCACGCCGGCGTCAAGCCCCTCTATGCCGCACTGCCCAGCTACGTCGTCATCATGGGCGGCGGAGCCCTCATCAACTTCGCCTACTGTTTCTTCCGCCTCGCCTTTCGAAAAGACATCTCCCTCTCCCGCGATCTATCCGAGCCCCGCCGCGTTCTGCTCCTCAACGGCTCCATGGCGGCCTCCGGCGGAATCATGTGGTACCTCCAGTTCTTCTTCTATGCGTGGGGCGCGGCCAATATTCCGATGCATCTGTCCTTCGTCAACTGGATGCTCCACATGAGCCTCTATGTCCTCTTCGGAGGTCTGGTCGGCCTCGCCCTGGGCGAGTGGCGCGAGGCCCGCGGACGCCCCGTGCGCCTGCTCTGGCTGGGCATGATCCTCATCATCCTGGCCGCCAACCTCGTCGGCCTCGGCACCGCCTCCTGA
- a CDS encoding TIM barrel protein, with product MKTAEETISRALDAFAIELPSWGFANTGTRFGKFVQPEAATSTAEKFADAAEVHALTGSSPTLALHVLWDLPHGVSDVPAIQALEQQHGIRAGSINPNLFQRQEYKYGSICNPSAEIRQMAVQHLLDSVEIAQALRSRDLSLWVSDGSNYPGAQSIPKRIDWLMEAMAATHAKLAPGQRMLIEYKPFEPAFYHTDIADWGMALLLARHAGPQAFVLVDTGHHYQSQNIEQIVAWLLRERALGGFHFNDRRYADDDLTIGSIDPYQVFRIFYELLSDASGLQQTAFMIDQSHNMKGKIEAMVQTVCTAQELFAKAVLIDRERLAGLQAEARLLEAEECLRSAFWYDVRPAIRAWRRHKGLPEDPLAALRASDYLERIRKERGERNAGSTSSYA from the coding sequence GTGAAGACAGCCGAAGAAACAATAAGCAGGGCCCTCGATGCTTTTGCGATCGAGCTACCATCCTGGGGATTTGCCAACACCGGCACTCGCTTTGGAAAATTTGTACAGCCGGAGGCCGCCACCTCGACGGCGGAGAAGTTTGCCGATGCGGCCGAGGTGCATGCGCTGACCGGGAGCAGCCCGACGCTGGCGCTGCATGTGTTGTGGGATTTGCCGCATGGCGTGAGCGATGTGCCGGCAATTCAGGCGCTGGAGCAGCAGCATGGCATCCGGGCGGGCTCTATCAATCCGAACCTGTTTCAACGGCAGGAATACAAGTACGGCTCGATCTGCAATCCGAGCGCGGAGATTCGGCAAATGGCAGTGCAGCACCTGCTGGACTCGGTGGAGATTGCGCAGGCGCTTCGCTCACGCGATCTTTCGCTGTGGGTTTCGGATGGCTCGAATTATCCGGGGGCACAGAGCATTCCAAAGCGCATCGACTGGCTGATGGAAGCGATGGCGGCGACGCACGCGAAGCTGGCTCCAGGACAGCGGATGCTGATAGAGTACAAGCCTTTCGAGCCGGCGTTTTACCACACCGACATCGCCGACTGGGGCATGGCGCTGCTGCTGGCGCGGCATGCAGGGCCACAGGCCTTTGTGCTGGTGGATACCGGGCACCATTACCAGTCGCAGAATATTGAGCAGATTGTGGCGTGGCTGCTGCGGGAACGGGCGCTGGGCGGCTTCCACTTCAACGACCGGCGGTATGCGGACGACGATCTGACGATTGGTTCGATTGATCCGTACCAAGTGTTCCGGATTTTTTATGAACTGCTCTCGGATGCTTCAGGGCTGCAGCAGACGGCGTTCATGATTGACCAGAGCCACAACATGAAAGGCAAGATCGAGGCGATGGTGCAGACGGTTTGCACGGCGCAGGAGCTATTTGCCAAGGCGGTGCTGATCGACCGCGAACGGCTGGCCGGATTGCAGGCGGAGGCGCGGCTGCTGGAGGCGGAGGAATGCCTGCGGTCGGCCTTCTGGTACGACGTGCGTCCGGCGATACGGGCGTGGCGGCGGCACAAGGGATTGCCGGAAGATCCGCTGGCGGCGTTGCGCGCGAGCGACTACCTGGAGCGCATACGCAAGGAGCGCGGGGAGCGGAATGCCGGCTCAACGAGCAGTTACGCCTGA
- a CDS encoding substrate-binding domain-containing protein, whose amino-acid sequence MPKSSTKRLYLIPILSKALDILELLQQEDKPMALEAIYQRTRISKTTVYRILKTFVHRGYLAQSQGGLYRLVSRPRKVRFGFAKQSAEMPFSEAVAASLQAAADQAGVDLTILDNRYDGATAVKVAEEFIQKRVDLVIEFQIDQQVAPIIADKIAAAGIPLVALDIPHPHATYFGVDNYRVGVEAGELLAEQAMRHWGQKVDWVLGLDIEEAGPLVQSRITGAFQGIRGKLPELPVESYVRMDTRGMRERSRKMIADFLNRHPKDKHILIAAATDTGALGALEAVRELKREKHVFLAGQDCIPEALEEIRKPGSPWLGSVSHEAASYGPRLIQLGLSILRGQTVAPYNHVEHKLVTRETLKVDGAPNTL is encoded by the coding sequence TTGCCGAAGTCCTCGACGAAACGCCTGTATCTGATTCCAATTCTCTCGAAAGCACTCGACATACTGGAGCTGCTGCAGCAGGAAGACAAGCCGATGGCGCTGGAGGCGATCTACCAGCGCACGCGGATTTCCAAGACGACCGTCTACCGGATTCTGAAGACGTTTGTACACCGGGGCTACCTGGCGCAATCGCAGGGCGGGCTTTACCGGCTGGTGAGCCGTCCGCGCAAGGTGCGGTTCGGGTTTGCGAAGCAGAGCGCGGAGATGCCGTTCTCAGAAGCGGTGGCGGCGAGCCTGCAAGCAGCGGCCGACCAGGCGGGCGTGGACCTGACGATTCTGGACAATCGCTATGACGGCGCAACGGCGGTGAAAGTGGCCGAGGAGTTCATTCAGAAGCGGGTGGACCTGGTGATCGAATTTCAGATTGATCAGCAGGTGGCGCCGATTATTGCGGACAAAATTGCGGCAGCGGGGATACCTCTGGTGGCGCTGGATATTCCCCACCCGCATGCGACCTACTTTGGAGTGGACAACTATCGCGTGGGCGTGGAAGCAGGGGAACTGCTGGCGGAGCAGGCGATGCGGCACTGGGGCCAGAAGGTGGACTGGGTGCTGGGGCTGGACATTGAAGAGGCCGGTCCGCTGGTGCAGAGCCGGATTACAGGCGCGTTTCAGGGGATTCGCGGCAAGCTGCCGGAGCTGCCGGTGGAGTCATATGTGCGGATGGACACGCGCGGTATGCGCGAGCGCAGCCGGAAGATGATTGCGGACTTTCTGAATCGGCATCCGAAGGACAAGCACATTTTGATTGCGGCGGCGACGGATACGGGCGCGCTGGGAGCGCTGGAGGCGGTGCGGGAGCTGAAGCGCGAGAAACATGTGTTTCTGGCCGGGCAGGATTGCATTCCGGAGGCGCTGGAGGAGATTCGCAAGCCGGGCAGCCCGTGGCTGGGATCGGTATCGCACGAGGCGGCGAGCTATGGGCCTCGGCTGATTCAGCTTGGATTGTCGATTCTGCGCGGGCAGACGGTGGCTCCTTATAACCATGTGGAACACAAGCTGGTGACACGGGAGACATTGAAAGTGGATGGCGCGCCGAACACGTTATAG
- a CDS encoding bifunctional rhamnulose-1-phosphate aldolase/short-chain dehydrogenase, with product MKTDTALRFLRDLWDENIAAGLDAPELLRYRSNLLGADLRITNFGGGNTSSKIVENDPLTGAPTEVLWVKGSGGDLGSIRRAGFATLYLDRVRALESQYKGVAEEDAIVDLYPLCTFGKNPVAASIDTPLHGFLPFPHVDHLHPDWGIALAAAANGKAKMEEFNTQFGHKLAWVPWQRPGFELAMMLRRAVEENPDCDGIVLGGHGLFTWGQTQRESYVNTITIIDQLGQFVQAHEERRKSPAFGGAATQPRENRQTLALQLMPYVRGLVSQKKRLIGSFTDLPEVQRFVNSKDAAALAHLGTSCPDHFIRTKIRPLFVPVDGAADVAELKAALITAMDTYRKEYAEYYQKHALADSPAMRDPNPTVVLIPGIGMFSFGKNKAESRITGEFYTNAIHVMEGATALAGTGSVTEVPQAGPAAACEAFKVHANYVALPVSEAFRIEYWALEEAKIRRQPPEKELSRQIALIVGGASGIGRATALLAAERGAHLVIADRDMGGAEATAKEARAIAGREAVAISSIDIRNRGAIRGAIEETIARFGGLDLLINTAAIFPSSPDGVISDAMWGTTLELNVTSNFLLAEEAAKIFAEQQLESSIVLTSSANAVVPKRGSEAYDVSKAALSHLVRELAVSLSPKVRVNGINPATVVKGSTMFPRDRVIASLTKYKIAFDAASTDEELRTELSKFYARRTLTHQPIEPEDCAQAILFLAGPKTRCTSGHLIPVDGGLPEAFLR from the coding sequence ATGAAAACCGATACAGCTCTGCGCTTTCTGAGAGATCTTTGGGATGAAAACATTGCTGCCGGGCTCGATGCGCCGGAGCTTTTGCGCTATCGCTCGAACCTGCTGGGCGCCGATCTGCGCATTACCAACTTTGGCGGCGGCAACACCAGCTCGAAGATTGTGGAGAACGATCCGCTGACAGGCGCGCCGACCGAAGTACTGTGGGTGAAAGGCAGCGGCGGCGACCTGGGCAGTATCCGGCGCGCGGGGTTTGCCACGCTTTATCTGGATCGCGTGCGCGCACTGGAGTCGCAATACAAAGGCGTCGCGGAAGAAGACGCGATTGTGGATCTTTATCCGCTGTGCACATTTGGCAAGAACCCGGTGGCGGCCTCGATTGACACTCCGCTGCATGGATTTCTTCCCTTCCCGCATGTGGACCACCTGCATCCGGACTGGGGCATTGCACTGGCCGCGGCAGCCAACGGCAAGGCGAAGATGGAGGAGTTCAACACGCAGTTCGGGCACAAGCTGGCGTGGGTGCCGTGGCAGCGGCCTGGCTTTGAGCTGGCAATGATGCTGCGCCGCGCGGTGGAGGAGAATCCGGACTGCGACGGCATTGTGCTCGGCGGGCATGGCTTGTTTACATGGGGCCAGACGCAGCGCGAGTCGTACGTGAACACGATCACGATCATCGACCAGTTGGGCCAGTTTGTGCAGGCGCATGAAGAGCGGCGCAAGTCGCCGGCGTTTGGCGGTGCGGCGACCCAGCCCCGCGAGAATCGCCAGACGCTGGCGCTGCAACTGATGCCATATGTACGCGGACTGGTCTCGCAGAAGAAGCGGCTGATTGGCAGCTTCACCGATCTGCCCGAAGTGCAGCGGTTTGTAAACAGCAAGGATGCCGCGGCACTGGCGCACCTGGGCACGAGCTGCCCGGACCACTTTATCCGGACGAAGATTCGCCCGCTGTTTGTGCCGGTGGACGGCGCGGCTGATGTGGCGGAGCTGAAAGCGGCTCTTATAACCGCGATGGATACCTATCGCAAGGAGTACGCGGAGTACTACCAGAAGCATGCGCTGGCGGATTCACCGGCCATGCGCGATCCGAACCCGACGGTGGTGCTGATTCCGGGCATCGGGATGTTTTCGTTTGGCAAGAACAAGGCGGAGTCGCGCATCACGGGCGAGTTCTATACGAACGCGATTCACGTGATGGAAGGCGCGACGGCGCTGGCCGGGACGGGGAGCGTGACGGAGGTTCCGCAGGCGGGTCCGGCCGCGGCGTGCGAAGCCTTCAAGGTGCATGCCAATTATGTGGCGCTGCCGGTTTCGGAGGCTTTCCGGATTGAGTACTGGGCGCTGGAGGAAGCGAAGATCCGCCGCCAGCCGCCCGAGAAGGAACTGAGCCGTCAGATTGCGCTGATTGTGGGCGGAGCGAGCGGGATAGGCCGGGCGACGGCGCTGCTGGCGGCCGAACGCGGCGCGCACCTTGTGATTGCGGACCGCGACATGGGTGGAGCCGAAGCGACGGCCAAGGAGGCGCGGGCCATTGCAGGGCGTGAAGCGGTGGCAATCTCTTCGATTGACATCCGGAATCGCGGGGCGATTCGCGGAGCGATTGAAGAGACGATTGCACGGTTCGGCGGGCTCGATCTCCTGATCAACACGGCGGCGATTTTTCCGTCGTCGCCTGATGGGGTGATCAGCGATGCGATGTGGGGCACGACGCTGGAGCTGAATGTGACCTCAAACTTTCTGCTGGCCGAGGAAGCGGCGAAGATTTTTGCCGAGCAGCAACTGGAGAGCAGCATAGTGCTGACCAGCTCAGCGAATGCCGTGGTGCCGAAGCGCGGCAGCGAAGCCTATGACGTGAGCAAGGCCGCACTGAGCCACCTGGTGCGCGAACTGGCGGTTTCACTGAGCCCGAAGGTTCGCGTGAATGGAATCAATCCGGCGACGGTGGTGAAGGGCTCGACAATGTTTCCGCGCGACCGCGTGATTGCTTCGCTGACGAAGTACAAGATCGCGTTCGACGCAGCGAGCACGGACGAGGAGCTGCGGACGGAACTCTCGAAGTTCTATGCGCGGCGCACGCTGACGCACCAGCCAATTGAGCCGGAGGACTGCGCGCAAGCGATTCTGTTCCTGGCCGGACCGAAGACGCGCTGCACGAGCGGCCACCTGATTCCGGTAGACGGCGGCCTGCCGGAGGCGTTTCTGCGGTGA
- a CDS encoding rhamnulokinase, with amino-acid sequence MSSRPALVAIDLGAESCRVSLLQWQGDSPAIRMVHRFANGPITEGQSVRWDLDRICRELDHGLRQCAELASEGIASIGVTGWAVDYVRLDPQGQPFAQPYCYRDARTQDAMAEVHARIGAERLYSIAGVQIQPINTVYQLYADKLSGIPSSMPWVNLPEYILHWLGAPRVGEYTNASHTALVDTTTEQWSSEVFAALGLDRAAAPEIVSPGTVLGPVKNHLRALPAFAQTQLIAPACHDTASAIAAIATQDNTWAYISSGTWSLVGTLLPSSHKTPDACHLGFTNLGAATGDILFHRGIPGMWLLRQCMNVWEETTPCSVESMIEEAQKLPQPGYALHLDDESFLLPGHMPERINAQLRARGIAPLPPGCDAAPRYANLIFHSLADRYAALLRSLHTMTGKSLDCICVVGGGSRNEFLNALTSQAARVPVQRCSAESSTLGNFAVQWARLEHASQPIDAALLTPYARQLTAVVPQ; translated from the coding sequence GTGAGTTCGCGACCTGCACTGGTAGCCATCGATCTAGGTGCGGAGAGCTGCCGGGTCTCCCTGCTGCAATGGCAGGGAGACTCACCGGCGATCCGGATGGTGCATCGTTTTGCGAATGGCCCGATTACGGAAGGCCAGAGTGTTCGGTGGGATCTGGACCGCATCTGCCGGGAACTGGACCACGGACTGCGGCAGTGCGCGGAGCTCGCCTCGGAAGGCATCGCGTCGATCGGCGTGACGGGCTGGGCGGTGGATTATGTGCGGCTCGATCCGCAGGGCCAGCCATTTGCGCAGCCTTACTGCTATCGCGATGCGCGCACGCAGGATGCGATGGCCGAGGTGCATGCACGCATCGGGGCCGAGCGGCTGTACTCGATTGCCGGGGTGCAGATTCAACCGATCAACACGGTGTATCAACTCTATGCCGACAAGCTGAGCGGCATTCCTTCGAGCATGCCGTGGGTGAACCTGCCCGAATATATATTGCACTGGCTGGGCGCGCCTCGGGTGGGCGAGTACACCAACGCTTCGCACACGGCGCTGGTGGATACGACGACGGAGCAATGGTCCAGTGAAGTATTTGCGGCGCTTGGACTGGATCGAGCAGCCGCGCCTGAGATCGTATCGCCGGGCACGGTGCTGGGACCAGTAAAGAATCATCTGCGCGCTCTGCCCGCGTTTGCGCAGACACAACTGATTGCGCCCGCGTGCCACGACACCGCCTCGGCGATTGCCGCCATCGCGACGCAGGACAACACGTGGGCCTACATCAGCTCCGGCACATGGTCACTGGTGGGCACACTGCTGCCCTCTTCACACAAGACACCGGATGCCTGTCACCTGGGATTCACGAATCTTGGAGCGGCGACGGGAGATATCCTGTTTCATCGCGGGATTCCGGGCATGTGGCTGCTGCGGCAATGCATGAATGTATGGGAAGAAACCACGCCCTGCTCTGTAGAGAGCATGATTGAGGAAGCGCAGAAGCTGCCCCAGCCCGGGTATGCGCTGCACCTGGATGATGAAAGCTTTCTGCTGCCCGGCCATATGCCGGAACGCATCAACGCGCAACTAAGAGCCCGCGGAATCGCTCCGCTGCCACCGGGCTGCGACGCCGCGCCCCGGTATGCCAACCTGATCTTTCACAGCCTGGCGGATCGCTACGCCGCGCTGCTGCGCAGCCTGCACACGATGACGGGCAAATCCTTGGACTGCATCTGCGTGGTAGGCGGCGGCAGCCGAAACGAGTTTCTGAACGCACTGACCTCTCAAGCAGCGCGGGTACCGGTGCAGCGCTGCTCGGCCGAGAGTTCAACGCTGGGGAATTTTGCCGTTCAGTGGGCGCGGCTGGAACACGCGAGCCAGCCCATCGATGCTGCGCTGCTAACGCCTTATGCGCGGCAACTGACGGCCGTAGTACCGCAGTAA
- a CDS encoding rhamnogalacturonan acetylesterase: MLSRPFLSRTSLYASMVAALILGLAGVSVARAQASQPSIPTLFIVGDSTAHITGNEQKYGAKKRVGWGTPFAAYFDPSKIRVVNAASAGRSSRTFMREGKWAHVLRQVKPGDFVLVQFGHNDPGGVGTGKDRGSLHGTGNETQTVRHPDGSVEIVHTFGWYLRKYVTDTRAKGAIPIILSVTPRNIWTKGKPEEGLGHYRQWAHEVAEQQHVLFVDISRIVSEDYAKLGQQKVATFFPLDHTHTDRQGAGVVARCVVAGLKGLPHHPFQRYLSAKGKSIPVTAPGYR, from the coding sequence ATGCTTAGTCGCCCGTTCCTCTCACGAACCTCTCTCTACGCATCGATGGTGGCTGCACTCATTCTGGGACTCGCCGGTGTGTCAGTCGCCCGTGCGCAAGCCTCTCAGCCTTCCATTCCTACACTCTTCATCGTCGGCGACTCCACCGCACACATCACCGGCAACGAACAAAAGTATGGTGCAAAAAAGCGCGTCGGCTGGGGAACTCCCTTCGCAGCCTACTTCGATCCCTCAAAAATTCGCGTCGTCAATGCCGCTTCTGCCGGACGCAGCAGCCGCACCTTCATGCGCGAGGGCAAGTGGGCGCACGTCCTCCGGCAGGTCAAGCCCGGAGATTTCGTGCTCGTCCAGTTCGGCCACAATGATCCGGGTGGTGTCGGTACCGGCAAGGATCGCGGCTCTCTCCACGGCACAGGCAACGAGACGCAGACCGTCCGCCACCCCGATGGAAGCGTTGAAATCGTGCACACCTTCGGCTGGTATCTCCGCAAATATGTAACCGATACGCGCGCAAAAGGCGCTATCCCCATTATCCTCTCGGTCACGCCGCGCAATATCTGGACCAAAGGCAAGCCTGAAGAGGGTCTCGGCCACTATCGCCAGTGGGCGCATGAGGTCGCGGAGCAGCAGCACGTTCTCTTCGTCGATATCAGCCGCATCGTCTCGGAGGACTACGCAAAGCTGGGGCAGCAGAAGGTCGCAACTTTCTTCCCTCTCGACCACACCCACACCGACCGCCAGGGAGCCGGAGTGGTTGCGCGCTGCGTCGTCGCCGGACTCAAAGGCTTGCCGCACCATCCCTTCCAGCGCTATCTCAGTGCCAAAGGAAAATCCATTCCAGTCACAGCGCCCGGCTATCGCTGA